The following proteins come from a genomic window of Gossypium raimondii isolate GPD5lz chromosome 5, ASM2569854v1, whole genome shotgun sequence:
- the LOC105765825 gene encoding protein JINGUBANG, whose product MFAEADSFPRSKFGNIMHSDPNMSIPGSGSEDDLYVRYSSASTSGPAYEAHRTSLEGSPITMSPWNQTTSFMKPSTAISDNDVPANSLIGSLTREEGHIYSLAATKDLLYTGSDSKNIRVWKNLKEFTGFKSNSGLVKAIVISGEKIFTGHQDGKIRVWKISPKDPSIYKRAGTLPTLKDVLKSSIKPSNYVEVKHKRALWIKHADAVSCLSLNVEQGLLYSASWDRTFKVWRISDSKCLESIRAHDDAVNSVVSTMSGMVFTGSADGTVKVWKREQQRKGAKHVLSQTLLQQDSAVTALAINTQGSVLYCGSSDGLVNFWEVEKQLSHGGVLKGHKQAVLCLEATENLMFSGSADKNICVWRKDGNIHTCLSVLTGHMGPVKCLAVEKNQESRSEQRWIVYSGSLDNSVKVWSVEEFAQIGATNKNQQHACFEFDSESAPFASDETASSTSSSSQSRWH is encoded by the coding sequence ATGTTCGCAGAGGCTGATAGCTTTCCGAGATCCAAGTTTGGAAACATTATGCATTCCGATCCTAACATGTCCATACCTGGTTCTGGGAGTGAAGATGATTTGTACGTGCGGTATAGCAGCGCATCCACTTCCGGTCCTGCCTACGAAGCCCATAGGACGAGTCTAGAAGGCTCGCCCATAACCATGTCACCGTGGAACCAAACCACTTCTTTCATGAAACCTTCAACTGCCATTTCCGATAATGATGTTCCAGCTAACAGCCTCATCGGCTCGCTTACACGTGAAGAGGGTCATATTTATTCCTTGGCAGCCACAAAGGATCTCCTTTACACCGGCTCCGATAGTAAGAACATTCGCGTGTGGAAGAATCTAAAAGAATTTACGGGATTCAAATCTAACAGTGGATTGGTTAAGGCCATTGTGATATCTGGCGAAAAGATTTTTACCGGCCATCAAGATGGGAAGATTCGCGTTTGGAAAATCTCTCCTAAGGACCCTAGCATTTATAAACGAGCTGGAACTTTGCCCACTCTCAAAGACGTCCTTAAAAGCTCCATTAAACCCAGCAATTATGTGGAAGTGAAGCATAAGCGGGCTCTATGGATCAAACACGCAGATGCGGTGTCGTGTTTGAGCCTGAACGTGGAACAAGGTCTTCTTTACTCTGCTTCATGGGATAGGACATTCAAAGTCTGGAGAATTTCAGATTCCAAATGCCTTGAATCGATTCGTGCACACGATGACGCTGTTAACTCTGTGGTTTCGACCATGAGTGGAATGGTTTTCACTGGCTCCGCTGATGGTACCGTTAAAGTGTGGAAAAGGGAACAACAGCGGAAAGGAGCGAAGCATGTGTTGTCCCAAACTCTTTTACAACAAGATTCTGCAGTTACGGCATTAGCAATCAACACCCAGGGTTCAGTTCTGTACTGTGGCTCCAGTGACGGTTTGGTCAATTTCTGGGAAGTTGAAAAGCAATTATCCCACGGCGGGGTCCTAAAAGGGCACAAGCAGGCGGTTCTTTGCCTTGAGGCTactgagaatttgatgtttagcGGATCGGCTGATAAGAATATATGCGTTTGGAGGAAGGACGGCAACATCCACACATGCCTCTCGGTGCTGACGGGGCACATGGGGCCTGTCAAGTGCTTGGCTGTGGAAAAGAACCAAGAATCCAGGAGCGAGCAGCGGTGGATCGTGTACAGTGGAAGCCTTGATAATTCGGTCAAGGTATGGAGCGTTGAGGAGTTTGCCCAGATAGGAGCGACCAACAAGAACCAGCAACATGCCTGTTTCGAATTCGATTCTGAGTCTGCCCCATTCGCATCTGATGAGACCGCCTCTTCCACCAGCTCAAGCAGCCAGAGTAGGTGGCACTGA